A genome region from Thermomonospora amylolytica includes the following:
- a CDS encoding NYN domain-containing protein, with amino-acid sequence MATSELVPQPARYAVFVDAGYLYAASGALLLDATSRREYRVAAEKLILALTSHAAEGLRGELLRVYWFDAAPRRQPTVDQRVIANLPLVKLRLGNLNAQGQQKGVDAQLRADLESLARHRAITDAVLLAGDEDMLPAVEAAQSYGVRVHLWGVEPTHGSNQAEWLVWESDTVEVLTADFLRPYFTKAKVLPVPPAPAPREPAPVKAAPVPSPSQVFAGRVPATRPVPTAGGRPTGSPLAIPHTDGKLGPDRHQMLEIGEHVAQKWLFERGRDNIRDLLPGPILPPVIDKELLIEAEKELGRSLRPYQEARTWLRDGFWDRVYREFGIRA; translated from the coding sequence ATGGCTACCTCGGAGCTCGTTCCCCAGCCCGCCCGCTACGCCGTCTTCGTGGACGCGGGATACCTCTACGCTGCCTCGGGGGCGCTGCTCCTGGACGCCACCTCGCGCCGCGAGTACCGGGTGGCGGCCGAGAAGCTGATCCTGGCGCTGACCAGCCATGCCGCCGAGGGGCTGCGGGGCGAGCTGCTGCGGGTGTACTGGTTCGACGCCGCGCCGCGCCGCCAGCCCACCGTGGACCAGCGGGTGATCGCCAACCTGCCGCTGGTGAAGCTGCGGCTGGGCAACCTGAACGCCCAGGGCCAGCAGAAGGGCGTGGACGCCCAGCTCCGCGCCGACCTGGAGTCGCTGGCCCGGCACCGCGCCATCACCGACGCGGTGCTGCTGGCCGGGGACGAGGACATGCTGCCCGCCGTGGAGGCCGCCCAGTCGTACGGGGTGCGGGTTCATCTGTGGGGGGTGGAGCCCACGCACGGCTCCAACCAGGCCGAATGGCTGGTGTGGGAGTCCGACACCGTGGAGGTGCTCACGGCGGACTTCCTGCGCCCCTACTTCACCAAGGCCAAGGTCCTGCCGGTGCCGCCGGCCCCGGCGCCGCGCGAGCCGGCCCCGGTCAAGGCCGCCCCGGTGCCCTCGCCGTCCCAGGTGTTCGCCGGCCGGGTCCCGGCGACCAGGCCCGTTCCCACCGCGGGCGGCCGGCCCACCGGGAGCCCGCTGGCGATCCCGCACACCGACGGCAAGCTCGGCCCGGACCGCCACCAGATGCTGGAGATCGGCGAGCACGTCGCCCAGAAGTGGCTGTTCGAACGGGGCCGCGACAACATCCGCGACCTGCTGCCCGGCCCCATCCTCCCCCCGGTCATCGACAAGGAACTGCTGATCGAGGCCGAGAAGGAGCTGGGCCGCTCGCTGCGCCCCTACCAGGAGGCCCGCACCTGGCTCCGCGACGGCTTCTGGGACCGGGTGTACCGCGAGTTCGGGATCAGGGCGTAA
- a CDS encoding acyl-CoA carboxylase subunit epsilon — MSAQDRPFLQVVRGDATPEEIAALVAVLTARASAAAAAAGGDDGPRPVSAWADRSAMVRRPLPHGPGAWRASMLPR; from the coding sequence GTGAGCGCTCAGGACAGGCCGTTCCTGCAGGTCGTCCGAGGGGACGCCACGCCCGAGGAGATCGCCGCGCTGGTGGCGGTGCTGACCGCGCGGGCGTCCGCCGCGGCCGCCGCGGCAGGCGGCGACGACGGACCGCGGCCGGTGTCGGCGTGGGCGGACCGGTCGGCGATGGTGCGCCGGCCGCTGCCGCACGGGCCGGGCGCCTGGCGGGCGTCGATGCTGCCGCGCTGA
- a CDS encoding acyl-CoA carboxylase subunit beta: MAMHAPEPTGDIDIHTTAGKIAELERRRYEAVHAGSAKAVEKQHAKGKMTARERIDALLDPGSFVEFDELARHRSTNFGMDKNRPYGDGVVTGYGTIDGRHVAVFSQDATVMGGSLGEVFGEKICKVMDHALKTGCPVIGINDSGGARIQEGVVALGLYAEIFKRNVHASGVIPQISLVMGPCAGGAVYSPAITDFIVMVDRTSHMFITGPDVIKTVTGETVTMEELGGAHTHNTRSGVAHYQASDENDAFEYVKALLSYLPSNNLSDPPAFDVPVDLDEAVAECAALDALIPDSPNQPYDMHTVIEHVLDDGEFLEVHPMFAPNIICGFGRVEGRSVGVVANQPMQLAGTLDIDASEKAARFVRTCDAFNVPVLTFVDVPGFLPGTDQEYGGIIRRGAKLLYAYAEATVPLVTVITRKAYGGAYDVMGSKHLGADINLAWPTAQIAVMGAQGAVNILYRRELAAAEDPDARRAELITEYEDTLANPYIAAERGYVDAVIKPSETRAQVIRALRALRDKRAALPPKKHGNIPL; encoded by the coding sequence ATGGCGATGCATGCTCCCGAGCCCACGGGCGATATCGACATCCACACCACCGCCGGCAAGATCGCCGAGCTGGAGCGCCGCAGGTACGAAGCGGTCCACGCGGGCTCGGCCAAGGCCGTCGAGAAGCAGCATGCCAAGGGCAAGATGACCGCCCGGGAGCGGATCGACGCCCTGCTGGACCCCGGCTCGTTCGTGGAGTTCGACGAGCTGGCCCGGCACCGCTCCACCAACTTCGGGATGGACAAGAACCGTCCCTACGGCGACGGGGTGGTCACCGGGTACGGCACCATCGACGGCCGGCACGTGGCGGTGTTCAGCCAGGACGCCACCGTGATGGGCGGCTCCCTGGGCGAGGTCTTCGGCGAGAAGATCTGCAAGGTCATGGACCACGCCCTCAAGACCGGCTGCCCGGTCATCGGGATCAACGACTCCGGCGGCGCCCGCATCCAGGAGGGCGTGGTGGCGCTCGGCCTGTACGCGGAGATCTTCAAGCGCAACGTGCACGCCTCCGGGGTGATCCCGCAGATCTCGCTGGTCATGGGGCCGTGCGCGGGCGGCGCGGTGTACTCGCCGGCGATCACCGACTTCATCGTGATGGTCGACCGGACCTCGCACATGTTCATCACCGGGCCGGACGTGATCAAGACGGTCACCGGCGAGACGGTGACGATGGAGGAGCTGGGCGGCGCGCACACGCACAACACCAGGTCGGGGGTGGCGCACTACCAGGCGTCCGACGAGAACGACGCGTTCGAGTACGTCAAGGCGCTGCTGTCGTACCTGCCGTCCAACAACCTGTCCGACCCGCCGGCCTTCGACGTGCCGGTGGACCTGGACGAGGCGGTCGCCGAGTGCGCGGCGCTGGACGCCCTGATCCCCGACTCGCCGAACCAGCCGTACGACATGCACACGGTGATCGAGCACGTGCTGGACGACGGGGAGTTCCTCGAGGTCCACCCGATGTTCGCGCCCAACATCATCTGCGGGTTCGGCCGGGTCGAGGGCCGCTCGGTGGGCGTGGTGGCCAACCAGCCGATGCAGCTCGCCGGGACGCTGGACATCGACGCCTCGGAGAAGGCCGCCCGGTTCGTGCGGACCTGCGACGCGTTCAACGTCCCGGTGCTGACCTTCGTGGACGTGCCCGGCTTCCTGCCCGGCACCGACCAGGAGTACGGCGGGATCATCCGGCGCGGCGCCAAGCTGCTGTACGCCTACGCCGAGGCCACCGTGCCGCTGGTCACCGTGATCACCCGCAAGGCGTACGGCGGCGCGTACGACGTCATGGGCTCCAAGCACCTGGGCGCCGACATCAACCTGGCCTGGCCGACCGCGCAGATCGCGGTGATGGGGGCGCAGGGCGCGGTGAACATCCTGTACCGGCGGGAGCTGGCCGCCGCCGAGGACCCCGACGCCCGGCGCGCCGAGCTGATCACCGAGTACGAGGACACGCTGGCCAACCCGTACATCGCGGCCGAGCGCGGCTACGTCGACGCGGTGATCAAGCCGTCGGAGACCCGCGCCCAGGTGATCCGGGCGCTGCGGGCGCTGCGCGACAAGCGGGCCGCGCTGCCGCCCAAGAAGCACGGCAACATCCCGCTGTGA
- a CDS encoding phosphoenolpyruvate carboxylase — MPEPLRRDVRLLGAMLGDSLVEYGGRELLDDVERLRRAVIDARRGLVPVDEVAAIVNGWSLERAEQVARAFTVYFHLTNLAEEHHRIRTLRERDTDPAVPVKGSLAAAVQRVREMGEHRLAEVLEGLEFRPVFTAHPTEARRRAVVTAIMRISGLLEAFNDPRLGAAERVELERRLREEVDRLWRTALRRRTQMDPLDEVRTAMAAFDETIFRVLPQVYRTLDAALDVPGEPGPATGARPPRARAYVRFGSWIGGDRDGNPYVTAQVTREAMLIQAEHVLRALENACTRIGRELTVAEDTTPPSPELRNALAAARTAQPRRIAEIAQRSPGEPHRQYLLFTAERIAATRLRDADLAYGSPDELLEDLRLVQRSLAAAGAVRQAYGELQHLIWQTETFGFHLAELEIRQHSGVHEKALAEVRAGGPYSEMTEEVLETLRVVAWIQRRFGVRACRRYVVSFTRSADDIAAVHELAASLGDRAPVLDVVPLFETGEDLERAPSVLEGMLKIPAVQRRLEETGRRLEVMLGYSDSAKQLGPTSATLRLYDTQEALAAWAARNDVKLTLFHGRGGSLGRGGGPANRAILAQAPGSVAGRFKVTEQGEVIFARYGQQQIAKRHVEQVTNAVMLASTPDVEARARQAADRFRPLADRIGAAAKDAFRSLIETEGFAEWFARISPLEEISELRIGSRPSRRKAAKGLEDLRAIPWVFAWTQTRINLPGWYGLGSGLAAVSQEGLEELKEAYAAWPLFAAMLDNAEMSLAKTDRAIAERYLALGGRPEMTETVLAEYDRTRSLVLAVTGHERLLENRRVLSRAVELRNPYVDALSHLQLRALTALRAGVADDAERERLRELLLLSVNGVAAGLQNTG; from the coding sequence ATGCCCGAGCCGCTGCGCCGGGACGTCCGGCTGCTCGGCGCCATGCTGGGCGACAGCCTGGTCGAGTACGGCGGCCGGGAACTGCTGGACGACGTGGAACGGCTCCGCCGGGCGGTGATCGACGCCCGCCGCGGCCTGGTCCCCGTCGACGAGGTCGCCGCCATCGTGAACGGCTGGTCGCTGGAACGGGCCGAGCAGGTGGCGCGGGCGTTCACCGTCTACTTCCACCTGACCAACCTGGCCGAGGAGCACCACCGCATCCGCACCCTGCGCGAACGGGACACCGACCCGGCCGTCCCGGTCAAGGGCTCGCTGGCGGCGGCGGTGCAGCGGGTCCGCGAGATGGGCGAGCACCGGCTGGCCGAGGTGCTGGAGGGGCTGGAGTTCCGGCCGGTGTTCACCGCGCACCCGACCGAGGCCCGCCGCCGCGCCGTGGTCACCGCGATCATGCGGATCAGCGGTCTGCTGGAGGCGTTCAACGACCCCCGGCTGGGCGCGGCCGAACGGGTGGAGCTGGAACGCCGGCTGCGCGAGGAGGTCGACCGGCTGTGGCGGACCGCGCTGCGCCGGCGCACCCAGATGGACCCGCTCGACGAGGTCCGCACCGCGATGGCGGCGTTCGACGAGACGATCTTCCGGGTGCTGCCGCAGGTCTACCGCACCCTGGACGCGGCGCTGGACGTGCCCGGCGAGCCCGGCCCGGCCACCGGCGCGCGGCCACCGCGCGCCCGCGCCTACGTGCGGTTCGGCAGCTGGATCGGCGGCGACCGGGACGGCAACCCGTACGTGACCGCGCAGGTCACCCGGGAGGCGATGCTGATCCAGGCCGAGCACGTGCTGCGCGCCCTGGAGAACGCCTGCACCCGGATCGGCCGCGAGCTGACCGTCGCCGAGGACACCACCCCGCCGTCGCCGGAGCTGCGCAACGCGCTGGCCGCCGCGCGCACCGCCCAGCCGCGCCGGATCGCCGAGATCGCCCAGCGCTCCCCGGGCGAGCCGCACCGGCAGTACCTGCTGTTCACCGCCGAGCGGATCGCCGCGACCCGGCTGCGCGACGCCGACCTGGCCTACGGCTCCCCCGACGAGCTGCTGGAGGACCTGCGGCTGGTGCAGCGGTCGCTGGCCGCCGCCGGGGCGGTCCGGCAGGCGTACGGGGAACTGCAGCACCTGATCTGGCAGACCGAGACGTTCGGGTTCCACCTGGCCGAGCTGGAGATCCGCCAGCACTCGGGGGTCCACGAGAAGGCGCTGGCCGAGGTCCGCGCGGGCGGGCCGTACTCGGAGATGACCGAGGAGGTGCTGGAGACCCTCCGGGTGGTCGCCTGGATCCAGCGGCGGTTCGGGGTCCGCGCCTGCCGCCGGTACGTGGTGTCGTTCACCCGTTCCGCCGACGACATCGCCGCCGTCCACGAGCTGGCCGCCTCGCTCGGCGACCGCGCCCCGGTGCTGGACGTGGTGCCGCTGTTCGAGACCGGCGAGGACCTGGAGCGCGCCCCGTCCGTGCTGGAGGGGATGCTGAAGATCCCCGCCGTGCAGAGGCGGCTGGAGGAGACCGGCCGCCGGCTGGAGGTCATGCTCGGCTACTCCGACTCGGCCAAGCAGCTCGGCCCCACCAGCGCCACCCTGCGGCTGTACGACACGCAGGAGGCGCTGGCGGCGTGGGCGGCCCGCAACGACGTCAAGCTGACCCTGTTCCACGGGCGCGGCGGCTCGCTGGGCCGCGGCGGCGGCCCGGCCAACCGGGCGATCCTGGCGCAGGCCCCCGGCTCGGTGGCGGGCCGGTTCAAGGTCACCGAGCAGGGCGAGGTGATCTTCGCCCGGTACGGCCAGCAGCAGATCGCCAAGCGGCACGTCGAGCAGGTCACCAACGCGGTCATGCTGGCCTCCACCCCCGACGTGGAGGCGCGCGCCCGCCAGGCCGCCGACCGGTTCCGCCCGCTGGCCGACCGGATCGGCGCGGCCGCCAAGGACGCGTTCCGCTCGCTGATCGAGACCGAGGGCTTCGCCGAGTGGTTCGCCCGGATCAGCCCGCTGGAGGAGATCTCCGAGCTGCGGATCGGGTCCCGCCCGTCCCGCCGCAAGGCCGCCAAGGGGCTGGAGGACCTGCGCGCCATCCCGTGGGTGTTCGCCTGGACGCAGACCCGGATCAACCTGCCCGGCTGGTACGGGCTCGGCTCGGGCCTGGCGGCCGTCTCCCAGGAGGGACTCGAGGAGCTGAAGGAGGCGTACGCGGCCTGGCCGCTGTTCGCCGCCATGCTCGACAACGCCGAGATGAGCCTGGCCAAGACCGACCGGGCCATCGCCGAGCGCTACCTGGCCCTCGGCGGCCGTCCCGAGATGACCGAGACGGTGCTGGCCGAGTACGACCGGACCCGTTCCCTGGTGCTCGCGGTCACCGGCCACGAACGGCTGCTGGAGAACCGCCGCGTGCTGTCCCGCGCCGTCGAACTGCGCAACCCGTACGTGGACGCGCTGTCGCACCTGCAACTGCGGGCGCTGACCGCGCTGCGGGCGGGCGTCGCCGACGACGCCGAACGCGAACGGCTGCGGGAACTGCTGCTGCTGTCGGTCAACGGCGTCGCCGCCGGGCTGCAGAACACCGGCTGA
- a CDS encoding biotin--[acetyl-CoA-carboxylase] ligase — MNSSPFTDLERPPLSERALERMLVRPEGLWRRIQVVTETGSTNADLAEAVRAGADEGRVLVAESQTAGRGRLGRSWTAPPRSGLMFSVLLRPAVGAQALGWLPLLTGLSVATAVRRITGRATRGDFGQATGTRAVDVRLKWPNDLLVGDRKLAGILAERVADAVVVGVGLNVSLRADELPVPTATSLACENAAFQDREALLRAVLRELETWYREWTALGGDPETSGLRTAYKELCATLDRRVRVMLPGNRELTGVAVDVDPAGGLVVRGDDGAGHVVHAGDVVHVR; from the coding sequence GTGAACAGCTCACCTTTCACCGACCTGGAACGGCCGCCGCTCAGTGAGCGGGCGCTGGAGCGGATGCTGGTCCGGCCCGAGGGGCTGTGGCGGCGGATCCAGGTGGTGACCGAGACCGGATCCACCAACGCCGACCTGGCCGAGGCGGTCAGGGCGGGCGCGGACGAGGGGCGGGTGCTGGTCGCCGAGTCCCAGACCGCGGGACGCGGGCGGCTCGGCCGGTCCTGGACGGCGCCGCCGCGGTCGGGGCTGATGTTCTCGGTGCTGCTGCGGCCGGCCGTGGGGGCGCAGGCGCTGGGCTGGCTGCCGCTGCTGACCGGGCTGTCGGTCGCCACCGCGGTGCGCCGGATCACCGGCCGCGCCACCCGCGGCGACTTCGGGCAGGCCACCGGCACCCGGGCGGTGGACGTCCGCCTCAAGTGGCCCAACGACCTGCTGGTCGGGGACCGCAAGCTGGCCGGGATCCTGGCCGAGCGGGTCGCCGACGCCGTGGTCGTCGGGGTGGGGCTGAACGTGAGCCTGCGCGCCGACGAGCTGCCGGTGCCCACCGCGACCTCGCTGGCCTGCGAGAACGCCGCGTTCCAGGACCGGGAGGCGCTGCTGCGGGCGGTGCTGCGGGAGCTGGAGACCTGGTACCGGGAATGGACCGCGCTGGGCGGCGACCCGGAGACCAGCGGCCTGCGCACCGCCTACAAGGAGCTGTGCGCCACCCTCGACCGGCGGGTCCGGGTGATGCTGCCGGGGAACCGCGAGCTGACCGGCGTCGCGGTGGACGTCGACCCGGCGGGCGGCCTGGTGGTCCGCGGCGACGACGGCGCGGGCCACGTGGTCCATGCCGGCGACGTGGTCCACGTGCGATGA
- a CDS encoding adenylate/guanylate cyclase domain-containing protein gives MAPSAEPPGDPVGDSVGDGVPDPRQIEELLLGGELKYTRVDAVRLGGVTKDFSQRLWRAFGYPHLSDDAVAFTERDIETLCRLRRLMDDGILDEDGVIRLVRAFGQTMTRLAEWQVDLLTSMLGQERDPAEPPSPESMRLLAELAEKHIEDFEPLVVHAWRRQLAAAGTRAMASAATTDEAPAPARATVGFADMVSFTQMSRELDEPELARVVERFEETAADVVASGGGRLVKTLGDEVLFSADAPELGGEIALRIAEAIKDETEMPDVRVGVAYGPVLPMRGDVFGTTVNLAARLTSIARPGSVLIDAELAAKLEKNDDYTITRIVRRPARGLGIIQPYVLRRATAYSPRYRR, from the coding sequence ATGGCGCCCTCGGCTGAGCCGCCGGGCGACCCCGTGGGCGACTCCGTGGGCGACGGCGTTCCCGATCCCAGGCAGATCGAGGAGCTGCTGCTCGGCGGGGAGCTGAAGTACACCCGGGTGGACGCCGTGCGGCTCGGCGGCGTGACCAAGGACTTCTCCCAGCGGCTGTGGCGGGCGTTCGGCTATCCGCATCTCAGCGACGACGCGGTGGCCTTCACCGAACGCGACATCGAGACGCTGTGCCGGCTGCGCCGCCTGATGGACGACGGGATCCTCGACGAGGACGGCGTGATCCGGCTGGTGCGGGCGTTCGGGCAGACCATGACCCGGCTCGCCGAGTGGCAGGTGGACCTGCTGACCAGCATGCTCGGCCAGGAGCGCGACCCGGCCGAGCCGCCCAGCCCGGAGTCCATGCGGCTGCTGGCCGAGCTGGCCGAAAAGCACATCGAGGACTTCGAGCCGCTGGTGGTGCACGCCTGGCGGCGCCAGCTCGCCGCCGCCGGCACCCGCGCGATGGCGAGCGCCGCCACCACCGACGAGGCGCCCGCCCCGGCCCGCGCCACCGTGGGCTTCGCGGACATGGTGTCGTTCACCCAGATGAGCCGGGAGCTGGACGAGCCGGAGCTGGCCCGGGTGGTCGAGCGGTTCGAGGAGACCGCCGCCGACGTGGTCGCCTCCGGCGGCGGCCGCCTGGTCAAGACCCTCGGCGACGAGGTGCTGTTCTCCGCCGACGCCCCCGAGCTGGGCGGGGAGATCGCCCTGCGGATCGCCGAGGCGATCAAGGACGAGACCGAGATGCCCGACGTCCGCGTCGGCGTCGCCTACGGTCCCGTGCTGCCCATGCGCGGCGACGTCTTCGGCACCACCGTCAACCTGGCCGCCCGCCTCACCTCGATCGCCCGCCCCGGCTCGGTCCTCATCGACGCCGAGCTGGCCGCCAAGCTCGAGAAGAACGACGACTACACCATCACCCGCATCGTCCGCCGCCCCGCCCGCGGCCTGGGCATCATCCAGCCCTACGTCCTGCGCCGCGCCACCGCCTACTCCCCGCGTTACCGCCGCTGA
- a CDS encoding ATP-binding protein: MPARSLRWGGPVTVVEAGADELRMPMAASPASVGLAWSLVEQRLLRWGLGEDARYDARLILAELMANAIAVTPPAGCVTVYCRRDGDGIVLGIADGNPVVPRQPPPVAEVRPEDLDLRPEHFDDNGGWGLTIVTALAAACGVTRLRDGGKVVWARLRA, translated from the coding sequence GTGCCCGCTCGTTCCCTGCGGTGGGGCGGTCCGGTGACCGTCGTGGAGGCCGGGGCCGACGAGCTGCGGATGCCGATGGCGGCCTCGCCCGCCAGTGTGGGGCTGGCCTGGAGTCTGGTCGAACAACGGCTGTTGCGCTGGGGGCTGGGTGAGGACGCTCGCTATGACGCGCGGCTGATCCTGGCCGAGCTGATGGCCAACGCGATCGCGGTCACTCCGCCGGCCGGGTGCGTCACCGTGTACTGCCGTCGCGACGGCGACGGGATCGTGCTGGGGATCGCCGACGGCAATCCGGTCGTTCCCCGGCAGCCGCCGCCGGTCGCCGAAGTGCGGCCCGAAGATCTCGACCTGCGGCCGGAGCACTTCGACGACAACGGCGGATGGGGGCTGACCATCGTCACCGCGCTGGCCGCCGCCTGCGGCGTCACCCGGCTGCGCGACGGGGGCAAGGTCGTGTGGGCGAGGCTGCGGGCATGA
- a CDS encoding helix-turn-helix domain-containing protein, producing MQEAVIMARGRHIPTVASSRLAAELRALRERAGFTWEAVAEEMGWSESKVYRIENDKSRILARDVKRLIKLYEVDDAKAEALLELARRAREPDWWHRYSGAIPEWFQVYVVLEASASEIRGYESELVPGIMQTEDYARAILSTAPILDSDEEIENKVAVRVNRQARLTGDNPLNIWMVINEAVIRRVVGGPKVMRGQLERLVELAKLRNVTLQVLPFESGAHPGMHGAFKLMRFPADGNPDKVYMELEVGGLYTQKTHEVERYSLIFDHLRARALGPEQTIKLIRQVAAELNS from the coding sequence TTGCAGGAAGCGGTGATCATGGCGCGAGGCAGGCACATACCGACCGTGGCGAGCAGTCGGCTCGCCGCCGAGCTGCGGGCGCTGCGCGAACGCGCGGGGTTCACCTGGGAGGCCGTGGCCGAGGAGATGGGCTGGTCCGAGAGCAAGGTCTACCGGATCGAGAACGACAAGAGCCGCATCCTGGCCCGCGACGTCAAGCGGCTGATCAAGCTCTACGAGGTCGATGACGCCAAAGCCGAGGCCCTGCTCGAACTCGCCCGCCGCGCCCGCGAGCCCGACTGGTGGCACCGCTACTCCGGCGCCATCCCCGAGTGGTTCCAGGTTTACGTCGTCCTGGAGGCGTCCGCGTCCGAGATCCGCGGGTACGAGTCAGAACTCGTCCCCGGCATCATGCAGACCGAGGACTACGCCAGAGCCATCCTGTCCACCGCGCCGATCCTCGACTCCGACGAGGAGATCGAGAACAAGGTCGCCGTACGAGTGAACCGCCAGGCACGGTTGACCGGCGACAATCCGCTCAACATCTGGATGGTCATCAACGAAGCGGTCATTCGCCGTGTGGTCGGCGGCCCCAAGGTCATGCGCGGACAGCTCGAACGTCTGGTAGAGCTGGCCAAGTTGCGCAACGTCACGCTCCAGGTGCTGCCGTTCGAGTCCGGTGCGCATCCGGGAATGCATGGGGCGTTCAAACTCATGCGTTTCCCGGCGGATGGAAACCCCGACAAGGTGTACATGGAGCTCGAGGTTGGCGGTCTATACACCCAGAAGACGCATGAGGTGGAGCGGTATAGCCTGATATTCGACCACTTGCGTGCCCGGGCGCTCGGACCGGAGCAGACGATCAAGCTGATCCGTCAGGTGGCCGCCGAGTTGAATTCATGA
- a CDS encoding DUF397 domain-containing protein, with translation MAPTHVDWRKSSHSGHNGGDCVEVARLDAGVGLRDSKNPAAGHLTVPPAAFAALLARVKRDEPTA, from the coding sequence ATGGCCCCTACCCACGTCGATTGGCGCAAGAGCAGCCACAGCGGTCACAACGGCGGTGACTGTGTCGAGGTCGCCCGGCTGGACGCTGGCGTCGGCCTGCGCGATTCCAAGAACCCCGCCGCCGGTCACCTTACCGTCCCGCCCGCCGCCTTCGCCGCCCTCCTGGCCCGCGTCAAGCGCGACGAGCCGACCGCCTGA
- a CDS encoding DUF397 domain-containing protein: MPRTTVTWRKSTHSGNTGGDCVEVARLTVPSPQGKWRKSTHSGANGDCVEVARLAAAIGLRDSKNPAAGHLTVPPAAFAALLTHLKRDAPSA; encoded by the coding sequence ATGCCCCGTACGACCGTCACCTGGCGCAAGAGCACCCACAGCGGCAACACCGGCGGCGACTGCGTCGAGGTCGCCCGCCTGACGGTCCCCTCACCCCAAGGGAAGTGGCGCAAGAGCACCCACAGCGGCGCGAACGGTGACTGTGTCGAGGTTGCTCGCTTGGCAGCCGCCATCGGCCTGCGCGACTCCAAGAACCCCGCCGCCGGTCACCTCACCGTCCCGCCCGCCGCCTTCGCCGCCCTCCTCACCCACCTCAAGCGCGACGCCCCCAGCGCCTGA
- a CDS encoding DUF6879 family protein: MEWLTDEERQGLFDTFERDAFHLEMRDVYRVEDEVEPLRKWRQGVWTEEEAAQWWEPWLVKMRKATGEGRTVRRLRIVTEPITDYTRFLWEGTRFNVSAGEDVRWLPRHLVPEGTVLPPEDVWLFDDSRLIFNHFDEQALSMRMERVRDPEMIALVVQVRDALWPLAIPHEEYRPV, encoded by the coding sequence ATGGAGTGGCTGACCGACGAGGAACGGCAGGGGCTGTTCGACACCTTCGAGCGAGATGCCTTCCACCTGGAGATGCGGGACGTGTACCGCGTCGAGGACGAGGTGGAGCCGCTGCGCAAATGGCGCCAGGGCGTGTGGACCGAGGAGGAGGCCGCCCAGTGGTGGGAGCCGTGGCTGGTCAAGATGAGGAAGGCCACGGGCGAGGGCAGGACGGTGCGCAGGCTTCGCATCGTCACCGAGCCGATCACCGACTACACCCGGTTCCTGTGGGAGGGGACGAGGTTCAACGTCTCGGCCGGTGAGGACGTCCGCTGGCTTCCCCGGCACCTGGTGCCAGAGGGAACGGTGCTCCCGCCCGAGGACGTGTGGCTCTTCGACGACTCCCGGCTGATCTTCAACCACTTCGACGAGCAGGCGTTGTCCATGCGCATGGAGCGGGTGCGCGATCCGGAGATGATCGCGCTGGTCGTCCAGGTGCGGGACGCACTGTGGCCGCTGGCGATTCCGCACGAGGAGTACCGGCCCGTCTAG
- a CDS encoding helix-turn-helix domain-containing protein — protein sequence MSSQVQQAREALGARLRELRRDARLTGRALAQAAGWHPAKVSRLEHGKQSPSEDDLREWCRLCGAPDEAADLIATHRNIEAAYLEWKQQLRTGLRVRQKASYPLYEKASVIRAYEPALIPGLLQTAAYAHAIMGPYIEVLQIPDDREHAVPARMERQRVLYEGDRRFLFVLEEAALRTLVGDTEVMLGQLDRVLAVMSLPRVSVGIVPALRERRIWPAEGFLMFDRTAIQIETISAQLTVTQPREIALYAETFERLQRSAVYGEQARKLIAATIEELRAI from the coding sequence ATGTCGAGTCAGGTTCAGCAGGCTCGGGAGGCCCTGGGGGCACGCCTACGGGAGCTCCGCAGGGACGCGCGGCTGACCGGGCGGGCGCTCGCGCAGGCGGCCGGATGGCACCCCGCCAAGGTCAGCCGCCTTGAGCACGGCAAGCAGTCGCCGTCCGAAGATGACCTTCGCGAATGGTGCCGACTATGTGGTGCACCCGACGAGGCCGCGGATCTCATCGCGACCCACCGCAACATCGAGGCCGCGTATCTGGAATGGAAGCAGCAGCTCCGGACCGGGTTGAGGGTCAGGCAGAAGGCGTCCTATCCGCTGTACGAGAAGGCGTCCGTGATCCGGGCGTACGAGCCGGCCCTGATCCCCGGGCTGCTTCAGACGGCCGCCTACGCGCACGCGATCATGGGGCCGTACATTGAGGTGCTCCAGATTCCCGACGACCGGGAGCATGCCGTCCCGGCCCGGATGGAACGGCAACGGGTGCTGTACGAGGGCGACCGCCGGTTCCTGTTCGTGCTGGAGGAGGCGGCGCTCCGGACGCTCGTCGGCGACACGGAGGTGATGCTGGGCCAACTGGACCGGGTGCTGGCCGTCATGTCCCTGCCCCGGGTCAGCGTGGGGATCGTTCCCGCGCTGCGGGAACGCCGGATATGGCCCGCCGAGGGCTTCCTGATGTTCGACCGGACCGCCATCCAGATCGAGACGATCTCGGCCCAGCTCACCGTCACGCAACCCCGCGAGATCGCCCTGTACGCCGAGACGTTCGAACGGCTCCAACGGTCGGCCGTGTACGGGGAGCAGGCGCGAAAGCTCATCGCCGCAACCATCGAGGAGCTGCGCGCAATCTGA